A single region of the Vibrio chagasii genome encodes:
- a CDS encoding IS5 family transposase — translation MPKPRYKTTNWKQYNQSLINRGSLTFWIDEEAISGWAQSKQNKRGRPRRFSDLAITTALMVKRVFSMPLRALQGFIDSIFRLAHVPLSCPHYTCISRRAKQVEVSFKTKTRGAIQHLAIDATGLKVYGEGEWKVKKHGTDGKRRVWRKLHIAVDTNTHEIIAAELSLSTVTDGEVLPNLLKQTRRSILEVSGDGAYDTRACHAAIKIKRAVALIPPRERAAFWERGHPRNLAVGCQKLYGSNKYWKERYGYHRRSLSETAMYRVKQLLGGRLSLRNYNAQVGETYAMIKALNKLTGLGMPETCRID, via the coding sequence ATGCCTAAACCTCGTTACAAAACAACCAACTGGAAGCAATATAACCAATCACTCATTAACCGTGGTTCTCTGACCTTTTGGATTGATGAAGAGGCAATAAGCGGCTGGGCGCAAAGCAAACAAAATAAGCGTGGGAGGCCACGTCGGTTCAGTGATTTAGCTATCACGACAGCACTCATGGTGAAACGGGTTTTTTCTATGCCATTGAGAGCGCTGCAAGGATTTATCGACTCGATATTTAGGTTAGCCCATGTACCGTTAAGTTGTCCGCATTACACCTGCATCAGTCGTAGAGCCAAGCAAGTTGAGGTCTCATTTAAGACTAAAACGAGAGGAGCGATACAGCACCTGGCCATTGATGCTACTGGCCTTAAGGTTTATGGCGAAGGTGAATGGAAAGTCAAAAAACATGGGACGGATGGCAAGCGTAGAGTCTGGCGAAAGCTTCATATTGCCGTCGATACCAACACTCATGAGATCATTGCCGCCGAGCTAAGTTTATCAACGGTTACAGATGGAGAAGTACTCCCGAATTTACTAAAACAAACACGCCGAAGTATCCTTGAGGTGTCTGGTGATGGCGCTTATGACACAAGAGCGTGTCACGCTGCTATTAAGATTAAGCGAGCCGTTGCGCTTATTCCCCCAAGAGAAAGAGCAGCCTTCTGGGAGCGTGGTCACCCTCGAAATCTCGCCGTGGGTTGCCAGAAGCTATACGGTTCAAATAAGTATTGGAAAGAGCGGTATGGATACCACAGACGTTCATTGTCAGAAACAGCGATGTATCGAGTTAAACAGTTGCTAGGAGGCCGATTGAGCTTAAGAAATTACAATGCACAGGTGGGGGAAACTTACGCGATGATAAAAGCGTTGAACAAGCTTACTGGGTTAGGTATGCCTGAAACTTGTCGTATTGACTAA
- a CDS encoding MATE family efflux transporter: MLKRIFYLYSIALPIAVQSLIVSSKSFVDTYLLTLSSFESVSAVGIASKIFLVAFIILSGISTGASYVMSHNSESVECISYSSKFTLRFGCGVALLIIILVYYIKDYIISFSSENKIILSLSSSYIDIVLFSLIFISVTLTLSSLIRIKGDYRTPSYISIFSVFINITISFVLVYNFKLGVIGAAYGTVISSLIEFIIIVYISYRRFSVLLRIKCYKPGLMSRIFKQAFFSSSSGVIWAVGASAFYILVGSRGQEVLYIMSIISPIEAVVLSFTIGLSVSTGIEIGKNIPNRSNDYIFEDAKISIISSFLMSFLISMLLLISKDLIFKLFNLNKLIIDADIFFYIMIFSIFIKSLSIQLMNGVIRAGGDGLFCLRCDFIFQWLFTLPLVLYLNSISMSVIYIYSIVLIEEFLKLILSIFRFNSGKWLHNLAA, translated from the coding sequence ATGTTAAAAAGAATATTTTATCTTTACTCTATTGCATTGCCGATCGCTGTTCAGAGTTTAATTGTTTCATCTAAATCATTTGTTGATACATATTTGTTAACTTTATCCAGTTTTGAAAGTGTTTCTGCCGTAGGTATAGCATCAAAAATTTTTCTTGTTGCCTTTATAATTTTATCAGGTATCTCAACAGGTGCTAGTTATGTGATGTCTCATAACTCTGAAAGTGTTGAATGTATAAGCTATTCTAGCAAATTTACCCTTAGGTTTGGCTGCGGGGTTGCTCTACTTATTATCATTTTAGTATATTATATTAAAGATTATATAATTTCATTTTCAAGTGAAAATAAAATTATACTTTCCTTATCCTCTAGTTATATAGATATTGTTCTTTTTAGTCTTATATTTATTTCTGTAACCTTAACATTATCGAGTCTAATTCGTATTAAAGGTGATTATAGGACTCCGTCATATATATCGATTTTTTCTGTTTTTATTAATATTACCATTAGTTTTGTGTTGGTATATAATTTCAAACTTGGTGTAATAGGTGCTGCGTATGGTACTGTTATAAGCTCTTTAATAGAATTTATAATTATCGTTTATATATCTTATAGACGATTTTCTGTCTTGTTGAGAATAAAATGTTACAAACCAGGTTTAATGTCTAGAATATTTAAGCAAGCTTTTTTCTCTTCATCTTCAGGTGTAATATGGGCTGTAGGTGCTTCCGCTTTTTATATTTTAGTAGGAAGTCGAGGTCAAGAAGTTCTCTATATTATGTCAATAATTAGTCCAATTGAAGCTGTTGTTCTCTCTTTTACTATTGGGCTTTCTGTATCAACCGGTATAGAAATAGGGAAAAATATACCTAATAGAAGTAATGATTATATATTTGAAGATGCTAAAATATCAATTATAAGCTCATTTTTAATGTCATTTTTAATCTCAATGCTACTTTTAATATCTAAAGATTTAATTTTTAAATTATTTAATTTAAATAAACTAATTATCGATGCTGATATTTTCTTTTATATTATGATCTTTAGTATATTCATTAAAAGCTTATCAATACAGCTGATGAATGGTGTTATACGAGCTGGCGGTGATGGTCTTTTTTGCTTGAGGTGTGATTTTATTTTTCAATGGCTATTTACTTTGCCTCTTGTTTTGTACTTAAATTCAATCTCAATGTCAGTGATTTATATATATTCTATTGTTTTGATTGAAGAATTTTTAAAACTTATCCTTTCTATCTTTCGCTTTAATTCTGGGAAATGGCTCCACAACTTAGCCGCTTAG
- a CDS encoding UTP--glucose-1-phosphate uridylyltransferase, translating to MKVVIPAAGRGTRMFPASKSIPKEMLVVTDKPVIDYVVGECIASGFKEIVFVLGPGKESIKDYFEKSDSYKGIKFEYIYQKEPLGLGHAVLCAYPYIGNKPFAVALPDVLLKPSNRSFKSMKESFYQDHLSKVMVKDVPWDQVSSYGIIDVENKNYFSPGSISKIVNMVEKPLNGEINSNFSAIGRYIFTENIWNLLCNVTPDPSGEVQLTTAIRELYNSCAYYMIGKSYDCGSKVGYINTFIEFSLLNENYKHSIEISP from the coding sequence ATGAAAGTAGTTATCCCAGCAGCAGGTCGTGGCACCAGAATGTTCCCTGCTAGTAAAAGCATCCCCAAAGAAATGTTAGTCGTTACAGATAAACCAGTTATTGATTATGTCGTTGGTGAATGTATTGCCTCAGGATTTAAAGAAATAGTTTTTGTTTTAGGTCCAGGAAAGGAATCTATCAAAGATTATTTTGAAAAAAGTGATAGCTATAAAGGTATTAAGTTTGAATACATTTACCAGAAAGAGCCATTGGGTTTAGGCCATGCTGTGTTGTGTGCATACCCTTATATCGGAAATAAACCTTTTGCAGTAGCTTTACCTGATGTCTTGCTGAAACCGTCAAATAGATCTTTTAAAAGTATGAAAGAAAGCTTTTATCAAGATCACCTAAGCAAAGTGATGGTAAAAGATGTTCCATGGGATCAAGTTTCATCTTATGGAATAATAGATGTTGAAAACAAAAATTATTTTTCACCAGGTTCTATAAGTAAGATTGTAAACATGGTTGAAAAACCTCTCAATGGTGAAATAAATTCTAATTTCTCGGCTATCGGTCGTTATATTTTTACAGAAAATATTTGGAATTTACTTTGTAATGTAACTCCAGACCCTTCAGGTGAAGTCCAATTAACAACAGCAATTAGAGAGCTATATAACTCTTGTGCTTACTATATGATTGGGAAAAGTTATGACTGTGGATCAAAAGTGGGATATATAAATACATTTATTGAATTTTCCTTATTAAATGAAAATTATAAACATTCTATTGAAATCTCACCTTAA
- a CDS encoding glycosyltransferase: MKLSVVIPTYNRSQLLSYTLTSLVSQSNSNFEVIVVDDGGSDDSRQVCEIFKDKLNLRYIWQKDDGFRAGKARNLGLYAAEGDYIVFIDTGVLLQKDAIDKHIEIHENSKFPTVCIGYVYGFEISNEKLEEIEPHLKDKNTEQLISMMEDLNALDIRQSLYDEFGYNISSWPAPFDLFWTCHVSAEREELIKSGAFDESFNSWGGEDVDLGIRLFMNNNKFVVDRGLCSVHWPHEKEVSDKAAEANNAALRIHDKYNIWQTSFYSVPIEDKIFSLNKSIFLNAEHM; this comes from the coding sequence ATGAAATTAAGTGTTGTTATCCCAACTTATAATAGAAGTCAATTGCTAAGCTACACATTAACTTCTCTGGTTTCTCAATCTAATAGTAATTTTGAAGTTATTGTCGTTGATGATGGTGGTAGTGATGATTCACGACAAGTTTGCGAAATATTCAAAGACAAATTAAATTTAAGGTATATTTGGCAAAAAGACGATGGCTTTCGAGCTGGAAAAGCTCGAAATTTAGGTTTATATGCAGCTGAGGGTGATTATATTGTTTTTATTGATACTGGCGTGCTTCTACAAAAAGATGCTATAGATAAACATATTGAAATTCATGAGAATTCAAAGTTCCCTACTGTCTGTATCGGATATGTGTATGGCTTTGAGATTTCGAATGAAAAACTTGAAGAGATAGAGCCTCACCTTAAAGATAAAAATACAGAGCAATTAATTTCTATGATGGAAGACTTAAATGCTTTAGATATTAGACAATCACTATATGATGAATTTGGCTATAACATTTCATCTTGGCCAGCGCCATTTGATCTTTTTTGGACTTGCCATGTTTCAGCAGAAAGAGAGGAATTAATTAAATCTGGTGCATTTGATGAGTCATTCAATTCATGGGGTGGGGAAGATGTAGATCTCGGTATCAGATTATTTATGAATAACAATAAATTTGTTGTAGATAGAGGTTTATGCTCCGTTCACTGGCCTCATGAAAAAGAAGTTAGTGATAAAGCAGCAGAAGCAAATAATGCAGCATTGAGAATTCATGATAAATATAATATATGGCAAACATCTTTCTATAGTGTACCAATAGAAGATAAAATTTTCTCTCTCAATAAATCAATATTTTTAAATGCGGAGCATATGTAA
- a CDS encoding GNAT family N-acetyltransferase: MIIREIEKRDWDFILKIQRDSYGFEFEEPRVSLESKVFFSKKTCFVIEMDRVICGYIIALPYPKNSYPALNSIEYEPHKSKNIHIHDLALSSEKRGAGLASILFRFFEKKSKDFNFSSISLVAVNGASEFWNKMNFKKELPLHNMFSYGDNSEYMILSI, encoded by the coding sequence ATGATTATAAGAGAGATAGAGAAGCGAGACTGGGATTTTATATTGAAAATTCAGAGAGACTCTTATGGCTTTGAATTCGAAGAGCCGAGAGTTTCACTTGAGTCAAAAGTATTTTTTTCAAAAAAAACTTGTTTTGTTATCGAGATGGATAGGGTTATATGTGGTTATATTATAGCATTGCCATATCCCAAAAATTCATACCCTGCTTTAAATAGCATTGAGTACGAACCTCATAAATCAAAGAATATACATATTCATGATTTAGCTTTATCTTCTGAGAAAAGAGGGGCGGGCCTAGCGAGTATACTCTTTAGATTTTTTGAAAAAAAATCTAAAGATTTTAATTTTTCCTCTATTTCACTAGTTGCGGTTAATGGTGCTTCTGAATTTTGGAATAAAATGAACTTTAAGAAAGAATTACCACTTCATAACATGTTTTCCTATGGTGATAATTCTGAATATATGATTTTGTCAATATAG